Within the Oncorhynchus clarkii lewisi isolate Uvic-CL-2024 chromosome 2, UVic_Ocla_1.0, whole genome shotgun sequence genome, the region TTTCGCCCTGCCTACTGTTAATGTAGTTAGTTAGGGTGTTTGTCTTGTATCTAAGGCCTGTCTGGGGAGGTTGTTTTTCTCAACATTATATGCATAAATCAGGACTGAGTTATGTATAGTCATTAAATAGTCATTATGTCCCTGAAATTCTAATTAAGCACCCTTGTTTTCAGTACTCCAGCATCCTACCCATGCGAGGATaatgacactgagcctttttctgaaatgttttatgagatttgAGAACACAATGGgaaggatcttagaccattcctccatacagaatggtcagatgacatgataATAGAGCTATTTGGCCACACACACCAGTGTGGGTTtgtggcccttgttaaggtcgatggcatcatgaactttaccaggAACCTAACAGGACATTTTTGCCAAAAAAACTGGTTGCCTCAGCCAGGAGGCTGAcacttggccgcaagtggatcttccaacAAGCCAATAACCCCAAACAcgaatcaaaatccacaaagaaatggttaattgactacaaaatctaaattttgcaatggccatctcagtctccgcaTTTCatccccattgaaaacctgtggtttgaattgaagaggctAGTCCATAAGAGCAGAAAGACCATGCCACACAGCCAGGAGTGGTGGGTGCGGAGTCAagtgcagagagcagaggataaTGGGAAAAACCAAACTTTATTACGGTATCCAACAGTAATGCCAAAATGACAAGCAAAAACAAATATGTCCAACCCAAAACTGGACACCAAACAGTCAGTGAACATAACACGCAACCAACCTAGACTAAcagagaacaagcccgcacaaaggaggaggaagactgtggcagcactggacaggcgggagcacctgtatgaaggagacggagagatagCCTGGTGCGGGGgtctgccaccggagggctggtgcgtggaggtggcaccggatagaccggaccgtgaaggcgcactgaaggtctcgagcaccgagcctgcccaaccctacctggctgaatgctccccgtagccaggctagtgcggcgaggtggaatagcccgcactgggctgtgctggcgaaccggggacagcATGCGTAGGgttggtgccatgtaccccggcccgaggagacgcactggagaccagatgcgctgagccggcttcatggcagctggctcgatgcccactctagcccggccgatacgaggcgctgctatgtaccgCACTGGGCGCCTcaccggtccctctctctccacggtaagcacggggagctggagcaggtctcctacctgacttcacCACACTCCTCGTGTGCAGCCCCCCAAtaaatgtttggggctgcctctcgggcttccaaccgcgctgccgtgctgcctcctcataccacctcCTCttggctttcgctgcctccagctctgccttggggcggcgatactctccaGCCTGTgtccagggtcccttgccgtccagaatctcctcccatgttcAGGCGTCctgagatcgctgctgctgcccATTACCACTCTGCTtagtcctttggtggtgggtgctTCTGTAACGTTCGttgttgggagaaagagaggaggaccatggtgcagcgtggtaagtgttcatcttgttttaataagaaatactgaacactgaacaaaacaataaaatgacaaaacgaacagtcctgaacggtgaaacaaaacacagaacagaaaataagcacccacaactcaaaagtgaaaccaggctacctaagtatggttctcaatcagggacaacgattgacagctgcctctgattgagaaccataccaggccaaacacagaaatcccaaatcataaaaaaaagaacatagacaacccacccaactcacgccctgatcatacttaaaacaaagacataacaaaagaactaaggtcacaACGTGAcactaaagccatgacatcattttctggaattttcaaagctgtttaaaggcacagtcaacttagtgtatgtaaacttctgacccactggtattgTGATTCAATGAAttttaagttaaataatctgtctgtaaacaattgttggaaaaatgacttgtgtcatgcacaaagtagatgtcctaaccgatttgccaaaactatagtttgttaacaagaaatttgtggagtggttgaaaaacaagttttaatgactccagcctaagtgtatgtaaacttctgacttcaactgtacatcttcCCGGctgaggcaaccaggttttttcATAAAATGTCCTGGTAGGCTACTTGGTAAAGTTTATAATGCCGTCGACCTTAGCAAGGTccacaggaccagtggaagcaaaatagcctcaTAACATCAAAGACACACCTCCATACTTTACTGTAGGTATCAGGTACATTTCTGCATGTTTCTGTTTTTCAATGCCCACAAACCCACACCGgtgtgtgtggccaaagagctctattatcatgtcatctgaccattctgtatggaggaatggtctaagatccctcccaacatGTTCTCCAATCtaacaaaacattttagaaaaatgcTCAGAGTATTGAAAACTCAGGTGCTAATAATTTTTGACCCTTATCTTTTTTagattttttacaaattatttgttAAACAAAGTTTTCCcatgagcaattgtattagtatgaaataatatatttaaaaaaatgcattCTGTATATCTCAGTATttgtatgatttatttatttgatatACTATTTTTGGCTGatttttatcaagggtgccaataattattgTCTTTACTGTATATTGATCAGCGATCTATTTCACTCAAAGATATTGTAATCAAATCCATAATTATTTATAGGCATTGGAGAGTTTATTCATTCAAAACATGTTATTACAAGGCAATTGATAGCTATTAGACACCAATTCATTCTAGAATTAGGCCTGGTTTAAATGATCTAAAGCTTTTTGGCTCTACATATTAAAGCAATTATCTTTTGCCATTGTTGTTAGGGCATCGACCTTGTAGGAATAATGAATGTGGCAGGTGCTAGTTTTGTTCTCTTTACTGTAGCACATATAACCCCAGAACCCTTGCTAGATAGCCAGGTGGGAGCTCCAAGGAGAGCCTTGCATCATTACCACCATGAGTTGGGATCGACAGTTAACCTGTCAATTCACCACTGTGGTGAATACGTCAGTGGCCAGATGCAAAGTGGGAAAGTCACCCAGATTAGACTCGAATTAGATACATATGACCTTCATCTCGCTCAATTAAATTACATCCAAAAGTCTAACCACAGAAGCATATTAAATCTGACGAAGGAAATGAGATCTCACCCGCAATGGGAAACTGGTTTGATAGTTACCCTGATAATTTATGACAATGGCAATTCGTATTTTTTTCCTCTGCAGGTACCAGGCTGATGGTGTTGTACCGCAACCTGGTGGATAATGTGAGCACTCTCGCTTGTACTGCGCCCTGCACTAGGTGTCAGTATGTGCTTTTTCGTCCTTTTATGGAAAGTATCTTCAACCTAGAAGAGAACCAGGAAGTAACTCCGTCGTTTGTTTAGATTATTAGCTAGAACGGGAGTTAGCAACTTCGGGAGTTACGTTTTTGCTTGCTTTAGAAAGTGAAAGGTGTAGCTAGATAGGGTCATTCAAAATAGCATCATAACATGAATAAAACAGAGAGGGGAATCATGAGCTCATTGCTTGTTGTTGTGGCTGTAACCTATGTCCTCGTTAGCCGAGCAGAATGTCACACTAGTACTACGCCAACGCCATTGAATTGTAAGATACTATTCCTAcatttttggttacgacatgtaTCAACAGCATTCAGTATTGTCATTGCTCGTTACATTTATTTGTTTGCATTATGTCGCTTCCAAGGTCtcgatggctagctagctaactataagTGAAATGCGtcatcagctaacgttagcttgctaggtGAGCAAAAATCATCAACTTTGAGTTGGTGTGACATGCACAATTGTAGACAGTATGGCGATTTAGCCTATTTTTTAGCAGAGCACAGCTAAGCCTTACTGAATTCAAATAAGAACACACATTTCCTTTCATTTCAGCTTGCAAAGCCTTCTCAACTTGTGACTCATGCACTCAAAACCCAAAGGTAAGCAGAATATTATGTAACACTTCCTATTTGTAAAGCATTATAGTCTGTATAGCCTTCGCTACCAAGTTTACGTTATCACTCGGTCTATGTtcaataatatatgtattatttgtACCATTTTGTACCATTTTGTACAAGGGTCACATCATTGCAAGTAACGTTAATCTGTCTGAATCTATTTTAAGTTACTCAATATAAATTAGAGCAGGGAACTAActatacgatattatcacgatacttagatACCGATACGATATATATTATGATTCTCATTATTccatatgtattgcgattcgatgttccaaacatattgcgcaccatatgtctgctgcagagggacgagAAAACAACAAGTTTGAGCAGTCACGGAAATAAAAGTACTGTAAACAAATATGCTACCGATTTAAAAATATGGAAAACAATCTTTGAAGGAAAGATACTGGAGTTTTGGTataggtacagccaactagcataGAAGTAATATTGTGCTATTGTCAAAACGATGCAGTATGATATATCATCAAAAATAATAACTCTATGTAATTATCAATTCCCCACCCCCCATCACTAATAGAAATGCATTAAATTGATGGACACAGTCAAGGACATGGGTGAAGGCTGGGAATAGGTGATCCTACGCATTTCAACTCTTTGAGAATTTAAGTATTAGGCTAATGATAATAAGTGTCTTGTCTTTTCTCAGTGCCTGTGGTGCATGACCAACGACACGTGCACAGACTACCCAGTGAGCTACATTCTGCCTCCGCCTGCAGTGTGTAAACTGTCACAGGCACGATGGGGAGTGTGTTGGGGTGAGTGAAATTAAGTTTTACTTGATGTGACCTCCCATTAGACCTCCTGATGTGGGTGCAGGCTTTAATTCTAATCAACTTATTGTAGTGTTCGATTTGGACATGAATTAGTATAATCAAGCGTGTTACTACTTTGCTAGAACAAAAGCCCGCCTTCCACCCACATCAGCCCATGGCGGACCACATGCTTAGTTGGGTGTCTGTTAAGGTCAATATAGCAACAGTCAGATGAATACAGAATAGTACCTCTGATTGTGGTTGGTGGAGCCTAAATTCttcggggcatggattctacaaggtgtcaattGGTATCAcaggacctaacgtgtgccaggaaaacattacACCACCAGCAGCCTATACCgctgacaccaggcaggatgaggTCATGTACTGCTCGTGTTCCTAATGGAgccacttcttcttgtttttagctgataggagtggaaccaggtgtggttgtctgctgcaatagccaatCCGTGACAAGGACGGAAGAGTTCTGCACGCCACTTTTGTggcgttatttgcctgtttgtggcccgcctgttagcttgcacaattcttgccattctcctttgacctcgctgttttcacccacaggactatcgctgactggatgttttttgtttgtgacACCATTCCTAGACACTACTGTGCCTTTAAAGTCCAGGAGGCTGGCcagtttctgagatactggaaaaGGGCGCGCTTGGCACTGACGATCATACCaagctcaaagtcgcttaggtcactcgtttttcTAACGTTCAAACAGTAACGGAATGTGTCTGCCTGCATAATATAGTAAGCCACGGCCACGTAACTCACTCTCTGTAGGAGCTAATCATTTTCGTGAACTGGGTGGTGTTCCTCATAAACGGGCCTCGGagaaagtattcacgcccctTGACTTTTCTACATTTGGTTGTGTTTGTTAAAGACAGagattttgtcactggcctacacacaatactccataatgtcagtgtaattatagtgtttaacatgttttttgaatgaccacctcatctcgggtaccccacacatacaattatctgtatggtctctcagtcgagcagtgaatttcaaacacagattcaaccacaaagaccagggaggttttccaatgcctcgcaaagaagggcacctattggtagacgggtaaaaaagtaaacatttctttgaatatccctttgaacatgttgaagttattaattacactttgggtggtgtatcaatatacccaatcactgcaaagatacaggcatTATTTTTAACTCAGTTTCGGGggggaaggaaactgctcagggactttaaaacagttagtttaatggctgtgtctcggtcctagctttgatgcacctgtactgtctccgccttctactagatggtagcagggtgaacaggccgtggctcattCAGGCCTAGTATATGTCAGTCAGCCTGCCCCCTCTGGCTGTTCTGTGTTGATTAAAGAGCCCCCCTACTGACTgatccacactcacacactggggCTGCCTGCTGAAGCTGTTTGCAGGGGCTCTGATCACAGGCCTCTGGGCCACAGATGACAACAGCATGTGGTTTCTGAGCACAACCATGGGGTTAGATACCAGGGCTAAATAATAAGGAATAACACACATTCCACACTTATGATCATTTTAATAATTTAAGAAGAGATCTATTATTTTGTTTTCGGAAAAAATCTCCCTGACACACATATTGGCATATTTAATTGGCATATTTAATtaaaagttggagacttttatctccctcaccaacttcaaacatctgctatctgagcagctaaccgagcgctgcagctgtacatagtctatcggtaaacagcccacccatttttacctacctcatccccatactgtttttatttatttacttttctgctcttttgcacaccaatatctctacctgcacatgaccatctgatcatttatcactccagtgttgttaatctgcaaaattgtaattattcgcctacctcctcatgccttttgcacacaatgtatatagactccccttttttttctactgtgttactgacttgttaattgtttactccatgtgttgttgtctgttcacactgctatgctttatcttggccaggtcgcagttgtaaatgagaacttgttctcaactagcctacctggttaaataaaggtgaaataaaataaaaataaaaataattaagaATACAATGTTTTATGACATGAGAATCTGGAAACAACCATCTTTGTCCAAATGAGTTACTAATCAGTTTAAATCCTTCTCAACTTGTGACTCATGCATTCAAAACCCACAGGTAAGAAGAATATTATGCAGCAATTCTTGACCAACATTTATTTTGTCCAAACTAAATCGAGGAAGTACAAAAATCTTGACATAAAACCCCACTTGTAATTTCAAAAACACACCAGCAGGTGGCAGTAATGTCTAACAAAGATGCATTGTTGAATAGTGGTCTGAGTGCCAAGCTGAGCTTTTCATATCACTCAATCACAGGCTGGTACTGCTCAGGCTAATTAAATAATACTGCATATCTGACTTTCTCTACCAATCAACATCAGTGCAGTCTTTATACCCCTCATTTGAATCTGTTTGATTCCTCATGGGTTTATTCGTCATTATGATAGAATAATTGCATAATCACATGAATAATGAAATGTTCTCTTCATCCTTGATAAAGGATAGTGTTGTGAACGTGTGTGAAATTCACTTAAAAATCGAATAAACTTGAAGCATGTTATTTGTTCATATCTTGACCTTTGACCTGTTCTCTGTTCCAGTGAACTTCGAGGCTCTGATCATTGCAATGGCAGTGTTAGGCGGGACCATCATCATCAGCATTGCagtctgttgctgctgctgctgttgctgcaagAAACGTCAATCAGGGTAatacaggaagtgatgtcacagaATTGCCCTTACTCGCCTAATATTAAGGGATACTTGCAAAGAATGCAAGGGCTTTATCAGTCAGTCTTGATCATTATCCTAGGAAAACCTCCACTCTAACCATATCAGACTCCTCATAAATGTGCTGATATGACTAATATCCTTTGTTACATCCAacatgaaattattcaaaatgcAAATCTCTATTCACGTGCACCATCCATTTATTAAAACCGGTAGGTACAGTCCTAGATGGTGATCTTGTCCTGCTCATTATGTGATTctaggagggaggaagaagaaacTGTCACTACATAGTGGAATGTTTTAAAACGGCATGTCAATCAAGTGCTTTCTGGCCTGACACCCTGATTGGCAGCCATTTTAAATGCACCCGCTCTGTGCAGCTCAATCATTTATCCTAACTAAACATGAAGGCCGTGAAGATGAAACAACATGTCTGTCCGAAATGAAATTCTACAGACACGCTCACACAGTTCATATTTCTCACCTCCCAATCATTGGAATGCCTCTGCATATATTGGCAAAGTTATTTGTTCCATTTTAAGATTACATCCAATTAACAAAGATGACACCTCTCTCGTTTCCCCAGCAGAACCTCTCACCTGTCAGAACCTCTCCCCTTTCCAAGCTCACACAACAGCAGCCTCACTTTTTTTGCATTAAACACAACCAGCAGAATAACAGGATACAGGATTCCTTCTTGTTGGCAGCATCTATGCAAAGTGAAGCGCAACAGCTGTTCTATACAACAGATCTTAACAGTGTTATAGTATTCCTTATCAACAAAGTCTCATTTCCACTTGGAGACAAAGTATAtcatataatatactgtacaaggAAAGTGTGTTCATAAGACCAGTCTGTGCTagtgtttctctgtctgtaaacCGTGATGTTTCAAGGGGATTGTAACGctgcctgtgtctctgtctcaccaggccagacagagatgaggagaggtttgccaggaggagagaggagatcagaCAGCGTGCTGATGAACGGTAAGGATTCCTTAGTTATCACACCCTCTGCTTCACACTGGCTttcaaaccactactaaaggatgcCCCATTTTATCAACACCATGATTTGTGTGAGCCCACACTGTTAGTTGCTTAGATTTTTGGGGAGGTGCTTATATCCGTTTCAATGATCGCAAGCGCTTCCCACAGCTACCTAGTCAGATTCAGAGTTTTCTACTCTTTTGTTGGTGATCATCTATAGAGACGTTCTCTGTCACGGTTGGGGATTTGAACAGTTGGTGAGCTGTTCCTACGGCTCTTCAAGCAGAACCGTCtccaggaggtgtgtgtgtgtgtgtgtgtgtgtgtgtgtgtgtgtgtgtgtgtgtgtgtgtgtgtgtgtgtgtgtgtgtgtgtgtgtgtgtgtgtgtgtgtgtgtgtgtgtgtgtgtgtgtgtgtgtgtgtgtgtgtgtgtgtgtgtgtgtgtgtccatccaaACACCAACCGAGAGGATTGTAATCACTGACTCCAGTTCTTAGTTCTCAGCAGCTGATAATGAGGTCATAGGTGTGTGGTGAGTATAGAACATGCTACTACAtcttgtagtgtagtggtagtaatgggaTTCTGAGCCACACTTCCTCCTACACCGAATCACGGTGTACTAAAGCTGgtctggaacccccccccccctccctttacaTAAATGTTTCAGCCTTTCTTTCAATTGTTTCCCGCCTGTCGTCCACCGAGGATAGCCTGATGTGTTGTTTAACGCGGTGAGCAGTCAGTCATGCAGAAAGACTGTCGGTAACAGTAAGTTTATCATGTGGTGTACTGGGGAGTTTAGgctcactgtgtgtttctgaattAAATCAGCCTCTGTGAACCTTTCTTCTATCAAGCCAAGGAATGTAGAGTATATTCACTCAGTCAGTTCCTGATGTGGATCAAACCACTATAGTCTGTGTTAGTGTACTGACCTACATAGACAGTGTTGGTGTTCTGATGGGAACAGAAGGGACCCAGGCCTGTTTTAGGCACCATGGGAGAGGAGGAAGCCTCTAGAGAGATTACAGCATGTTTACAGCACATCCCCAGAGTCTGCAGATGGAGAGGTTAGGGCACAGCTAAGAGCTCTGAGCC harbors:
- the LOC139423695 gene encoding pituitary tumor-transforming gene 1 protein-interacting protein-like, coding for MNKTERGIMSSLLVVVAVTYVLVSRAECHTSTTPTPLNSCKAFSTCDSCTQNPKCLWCMTNDTCTDYPVSYILPPPAVCKLSQARWGVCWVNFEALIIAMAVLGGTIIISIAVCCCCCCCCKKRQSGPDRDEERFARRREEIRQRADERKVERKVRHDDIRKKYGLVPDSDHPYSKFENE